From one Streptomyces sp. NBC_01478 genomic stretch:
- a CDS encoding amino acid ABC transporter ATP-binding protein, producing the protein MTEVSVAKEDVAATGELVVLKSVNKHFGALHVLQDIDLTIARGEVVVVIGPSGSGKSTLCRTINRLETTDSGSITIDGKPLPQEGRELARLRADVGMVFQSFNLFAHKTVLENVMLGQIKVRKADRKQAEEKARALLDRVGVATQADKYPAQLSGGQQQRVAIARALAMDPKVMLFDEPTSALDPEMINEVLEVMQQLARDGMTMIVVTHEMGFARSAANRVVFMADGRIVEEAVPDQFFSNPRSDRAKDFLSKILHH; encoded by the coding sequence ATGACCGAAGTATCGGTGGCCAAGGAAGATGTGGCCGCGACCGGCGAACTCGTCGTCCTGAAGAGCGTCAACAAGCACTTCGGCGCGTTGCACGTACTCCAGGACATCGATCTGACGATCGCCCGCGGCGAAGTCGTCGTGGTGATCGGGCCCTCCGGGTCCGGAAAGTCCACTCTGTGCCGCACCATCAACCGCCTGGAGACGACCGATTCGGGTTCGATCACGATCGACGGCAAGCCGCTGCCCCAGGAGGGCAGGGAGCTGGCCCGGCTGCGTGCGGACGTCGGAATGGTCTTCCAGTCCTTCAACCTCTTCGCGCACAAGACCGTGCTCGAGAACGTGATGCTGGGCCAGATCAAGGTCCGCAAGGCCGACCGCAAGCAGGCCGAGGAGAAGGCCCGGGCGTTGCTCGACCGGGTCGGCGTGGCCACGCAGGCGGACAAGTACCCGGCCCAGTTGTCCGGCGGTCAGCAGCAGCGCGTCGCCATCGCGCGGGCGCTGGCCATGGACCCCAAGGTGATGCTCTTCGACGAGCCGACCTCGGCCCTCGACCCGGAGATGATCAACGAGGTGCTGGAGGTCATGCAGCAGCTCGCCCGGGACGGGATGACGATGATCGTCGTCACCCATGAGATGGGTTTCGCTCGTTCGGCTGCCAACCGAGTGGTGTTCATGGCCGACGGCCGCATCGTCGAAGAGGCTGTGCCGGACCAGTTCTTCAGCAACCCGCGCAGTGACCGGGCCAAGGACTTCCTCTCGAAGATCCTTCACCACTGA
- a CDS encoding response regulator transcription factor, which yields MRLLLVEDDNHVAAALSAVLARHGFDVTHARSGEEALQALVPEGDVFGVVLLDLGLPDQDGYEVCGKIRKRTSTPVIMVTARSDVRSRIHGLNLGADDYVVKPYDTGELLARIHAVSRRSVPEDASGGGDTALKLGPVRIELPTRQVSVDGSIVQLTRKEFDLLALLAQRPGVVFRREQIISEVWRTSWEGTGRTLEVHVASLRAKLRMPALIETVRGVGYRLVVPAA from the coding sequence ATGCGACTGCTCCTCGTCGAGGACGACAACCATGTCGCCGCCGCTCTGTCCGCGGTCCTGGCGCGGCACGGATTCGACGTCACGCACGCCCGCAGCGGCGAGGAGGCCCTCCAGGCACTCGTCCCGGAAGGCGACGTCTTCGGTGTCGTCCTCCTCGACCTCGGCCTGCCCGACCAGGACGGCTACGAGGTCTGCGGCAAGATCCGCAAGCGCACCAGCACCCCGGTGATCATGGTCACCGCCCGCTCCGACGTGCGCTCCCGCATCCACGGCCTCAACCTCGGAGCCGACGACTACGTGGTGAAGCCGTACGACACCGGGGAGCTGCTCGCCCGTATCCACGCCGTGAGCCGGCGCAGCGTCCCCGAGGACGCGAGCGGGGGCGGCGACACCGCGCTGAAGCTCGGCCCGGTGCGCATCGAACTGCCCACCCGTCAGGTCAGCGTGGACGGTTCGATCGTCCAACTGACCCGCAAGGAGTTCGATCTGCTCGCACTGCTGGCACAGCGCCCAGGAGTGGTGTTCCGGCGGGAGCAGATCATCAGCGAGGTGTGGCGCACCAGTTGGGAGGGCACGGGACGCACCCTGGAGGTGCATGTCGCGTCCCTGCGCGCCAAACTGCGGATGCCCGCGCTGATCGAGACCGTACGAGGCGTCGGCTACCGGCTCGTCGTCCCGGCCGCGTAG
- a CDS encoding sensor histidine kinase, with protein MRTRLLPLLIVLMAAVLLALGVPLAISVARAQQQEVIVDRIDDTARFAALAQFVTDVPTGSRPADTVPDERQQTLSRELASYYEVYGIRAGVFYRTDTSMANAPDDFLLPKTGEVRDAFAEALLSRRSHDPEQVWPWQRNRLVVASPVIRDGDVIAVVVTDSPTGPMRSRTLRGWLTIGAGEIAAMLLAVGAALRLTGWVLRPVRVLDATTHDIATGRLKSRVAAAGGPPELQRLARSFNEMADNVEDVLEQQRAFVADASHQLRNPLSALLLRIELLALELPEDNDEIASVRTEGKRLTQVLDDLLDLALAEHAEADLRITDIGALTAERVAAWAPTAEAKGVRLVGSCPPTTAWADPVTLSSALDAVIDNAVKFTPEDDSVEVTVASNGETSTVVVTDHGPGLTEDELARVGDRFWRSGRHQNIKGSGLGLSISQVLLAAGGGSLTYDHHEPRGLKVTVSVPRSGPTT; from the coding sequence GTGCGTACACGTCTTCTCCCGCTGCTCATCGTCCTGATGGCGGCCGTGCTGCTGGCCCTCGGCGTCCCGCTCGCCATCAGCGTCGCCAGGGCGCAGCAGCAGGAGGTGATCGTCGACCGTATCGACGACACCGCGCGGTTCGCGGCACTCGCCCAGTTCGTCACCGACGTCCCCACGGGATCACGCCCCGCCGACACGGTCCCGGACGAGCGCCAGCAGACCCTGAGCCGCGAACTCGCCAGCTACTACGAGGTCTACGGCATCCGCGCGGGCGTCTTCTACCGCACCGACACCTCCATGGCGAACGCGCCGGACGACTTCCTGCTGCCCAAGACGGGCGAGGTGCGCGACGCGTTCGCCGAGGCACTCCTCAGCCGCCGCAGCCACGACCCCGAGCAGGTGTGGCCCTGGCAGCGCAACCGCCTGGTCGTCGCCTCGCCGGTCATCCGGGACGGCGACGTCATCGCGGTGGTGGTCACCGACTCGCCCACCGGGCCGATGCGTTCACGGACCCTGCGCGGCTGGCTGACGATCGGCGCCGGCGAGATCGCCGCGATGCTGCTGGCCGTCGGCGCGGCCCTACGGCTGACCGGCTGGGTCCTGCGACCCGTAAGGGTCCTCGACGCCACCACCCACGACATCGCCACCGGACGCCTCAAGTCCCGGGTCGCGGCCGCCGGCGGGCCGCCGGAACTCCAGCGCCTGGCCCGCTCGTTCAACGAGATGGCGGACAACGTCGAGGACGTGCTGGAGCAGCAGCGCGCCTTCGTCGCCGACGCCTCGCACCAGTTGCGCAACCCGCTCTCGGCGCTGCTGCTGCGCATCGAACTGCTCGCGCTCGAACTGCCGGAGGACAACGACGAGATCGCCTCGGTCCGCACCGAGGGCAAACGCCTGACCCAGGTCCTGGACGACCTCCTCGACCTGGCCCTGGCCGAGCACGCGGAAGCGGACCTCAGGATCACCGACATCGGCGCGCTGACCGCCGAGCGCGTCGCGGCCTGGGCACCGACCGCCGAGGCCAAGGGCGTGCGCCTGGTGGGCAGTTGCCCGCCCACCACGGCCTGGGCCGACCCGGTCACGCTGTCCAGCGCACTGGACGCGGTGATCGACAACGCGGTGAAGTTCACGCCCGAGGACGATTCCGTCGAGGTGACGGTCGCGTCGAACGGCGAGACCTCGACCGTCGTCGTCACGGACCACGGCCCCGGCCTCACCGAGGACGAACTCGCCCGTGTCGGCGACCGCTTCTGGCGCAGCGGCCGCCACCAGAACATCAAGGGCTCAGGCCTCGGCCTGTCCATCTCCCAGGTTCTGCTGGCCGCGGGCGGCGGTTCGCTCACGTACGACCACCACGAACCGCGCGGCCTCAAGGTGAC